One genomic segment of Terrihabitans soli includes these proteins:
- the murA gene encoding UDP-N-acetylglucosamine 1-carboxyvinyltransferase: MDRIRILGGAPLEGSIPISGAKNAALPLMIAALLTEDEVVLENVPRLADVAQLKRILSNHGVDISIRGRRHGQTEDDGETLTINAKTIVDTTAPYDLVSTMRASFWVVGPLVARMGHAKVSLPGGCAIGTRPVDFLLQVLEVLGAQIEIDAGYVIATARHGLKGGHIKFPKVSVGATHTALMAASLADGETLIENAAREPEVKDLADLLIKMGAKIEGAGTSTIKVTGVSKLHGATHAVIPDRIETGTYAIAVAMAGGDVILQNTRADLLDSALETLRSAGAVVESVPHGIRVARNGNGIQAVDVTTEPFPGFPTDLQAQFMALATRGQGTSKIRETIFENRFMHVQELARLGAKVRLDGDTAYVDGVDRLKGAPVMATDLRASVSLVIGGLVAEGETIINRIYHLDRGFERLEHKLGRCGARIERISG, translated from the coding sequence ATGGACCGTATTCGCATTCTCGGCGGCGCTCCCCTCGAGGGCTCGATCCCGATCTCCGGCGCCAAGAACGCCGCTCTGCCGCTGATGATCGCGGCGCTGCTCACCGAGGATGAGGTCGTTCTCGAGAACGTGCCGCGCCTGGCCGACGTCGCGCAGCTGAAGCGCATTCTCTCCAATCATGGCGTCGACATTTCGATCCGCGGGCGCCGCCACGGCCAGACCGAAGACGATGGCGAGACTCTGACGATCAACGCCAAGACGATTGTCGATACCACTGCGCCCTATGATCTCGTCTCGACCATGCGGGCGAGCTTCTGGGTCGTCGGCCCGCTCGTCGCCCGCATGGGCCATGCGAAAGTGTCCTTGCCGGGCGGCTGCGCCATCGGCACGCGGCCGGTCGATTTTCTGCTGCAGGTTCTCGAAGTGCTCGGCGCGCAGATCGAGATCGATGCCGGCTATGTCATCGCCACGGCCCGTCACGGGCTGAAGGGCGGCCACATCAAATTTCCGAAAGTCTCCGTCGGTGCAACGCACACTGCGCTGATGGCGGCGAGCCTCGCCGATGGCGAAACGCTGATCGAGAACGCGGCGCGCGAGCCCGAGGTCAAGGACCTCGCCGATCTTCTGATCAAAATGGGCGCGAAGATCGAGGGCGCCGGCACGTCGACGATCAAGGTCACCGGAGTCTCGAAATTGCATGGGGCCACGCATGCGGTGATCCCCGACCGGATCGAGACGGGCACTTACGCGATTGCTGTCGCAATGGCCGGCGGCGATGTCATCCTGCAGAACACCCGCGCCGATCTTCTCGACTCGGCGCTGGAGACGCTTCGTTCGGCCGGTGCGGTGGTTGAGAGCGTGCCGCACGGCATTCGCGTTGCGCGCAACGGCAATGGCATTCAGGCCGTGGATGTCACAACCGAACCTTTCCCCGGATTTCCGACCGATCTTCAGGCGCAGTTCATGGCGCTGGCAACGCGCGGGCAGGGCACGTCGAAAATCCGTGAAACGATCTTCGAAAACCGCTTCATGCATGTGCAGGAACTGGCGCGGCTCGGCGCCAAGGTGCGCCTGGACGGCGACACCGCCTATGTCGACGGCGTCGACCGGCTGAAGGGCGCACCGGTCATGGCGACCGATCTCCGCGCCTCGGTGTCGCTCGTCATCGGCGGGCTCGTGGCGGAAGGCGAAACCATCATCAACCGCATCTATCATCTGGATCGCGGTTTCGAGCGGCTCGAACACAAGCTCGGCCGCTGCGGCGCCCGCATCGAGCGGATTTCCGGCTAG